One Polaribacter sp. SA4-12 genomic window carries:
- a CDS encoding thioredoxin family protein → MNKVLLGFAICFFTTVNSFAQEHKTASLEKFPVNWEATYKEALKKSKKEKKPILIYFTGSDWCGPCKVLDKKLFHSEKFKTLADNDLILYEADSPRNKDIISPEKLAINNDLQRKFKVRSFPTLVFVNHKGKIIGYKKGLILTEYYYPFIQSVIENY, encoded by the coding sequence ATGAATAAAGTATTATTAGGTTTTGCTATTTGCTTTTTTACGACAGTTAATAGCTTTGCGCAAGAACATAAAACTGCGTCTTTAGAAAAGTTTCCTGTAAATTGGGAAGCTACTTATAAGGAAGCTCTTAAAAAGTCTAAAAAAGAGAAAAAACCAATACTTATTTATTTTACGGGATCAGATTGGTGTGGACCTTGTAAGGTTTTGGATAAGAAACTATTTCACTCAGAAAAGTTTAAGACATTAGCAGATAACGATTTAATCTTATATGAAGCTGACAGTCCTAGAAATAAGGATATAATTTCTCCAGAAAAATTAGCGATTAATAATGATCTACAAAGGAAATTTAAAGTTAGATCTTTTCCAACGTTAGTTTTTGTTAATCATAAAGGAAAAATTATTGGATATAAAAAAGGATTAATTCTTACTGAATATTATTATCCGTTTATTCAATCCGTTATAGAAAACTATTAA
- a CDS encoding OmpA family protein produces MKKILLSATLLMFGATAFAQDLPANPEPGKCYVRCKTPEVWKNEDVTIEIAPAYKKIVTHPAEYNTVTERVLVKEAGQRLVVVPAVWENKTLTYTAKEDANKLSVIKATFGRDSETIETKAASANWEMSEKAPDCESSDPNDCRYWCYKPVPAKFVTIPLTTLNKDANTVSSEVPGYDKTYTKRVMVTPPTTKSIEIPAEYGTIKKTVLTKDAWQEEVTVAAKYKSVTKEILVNKGGLTTWKEVECELVNNTILPINWNLGSATLTSGAKRIIDSRLLPVLKDGVAVALESHTDSRGTKESNQDLSERRAQAVTNYLISKGVNPSQLTGNGFGESKLTNRCSNGVSCTEAQHRANRRTTFRVINQK; encoded by the coding sequence ATGAAAAAAATATTACTAAGTGCTACACTATTGATGTTTGGAGCAACAGCATTTGCTCAAGACTTACCAGCTAACCCAGAACCAGGAAAATGTTATGTACGTTGTAAAACTCCAGAAGTTTGGAAAAACGAAGATGTAACAATTGAAATAGCTCCTGCTTACAAAAAGATTGTAACGCATCCTGCAGAATACAATACTGTAACTGAAAGAGTTTTAGTCAAAGAAGCTGGACAACGTTTAGTTGTTGTACCTGCTGTTTGGGAAAATAAAACTTTAACGTATACTGCAAAAGAAGACGCTAACAAATTAAGTGTTATTAAGGCTACTTTTGGTAGAGATTCTGAAACAATAGAAACAAAAGCTGCTTCTGCAAATTGGGAAATGAGTGAAAAAGCTCCTGATTGTGAATCTAGTGATCCTAACGACTGTAGATATTGGTGTTATAAACCAGTTCCTGCAAAGTTTGTTACGATTCCTTTAACTACATTAAATAAAGACGCTAATACCGTTTCTAGTGAAGTTCCTGGATATGATAAAACATATACTAAAAGAGTTATGGTAACTCCACCAACGACTAAATCAATTGAAATTCCTGCAGAATATGGTACTATCAAGAAAACAGTATTAACTAAAGATGCTTGGCAAGAAGAAGTTACTGTTGCTGCTAAATACAAAAGTGTAACTAAAGAAATTTTAGTAAACAAAGGTGGATTAACAACTTGGAAAGAAGTTGAATGTGAGTTAGTAAACAATACTATTTTACCTATCAACTGGAATTTAGGAAGTGCTACTTTAACTTCTGGTGCTAAAAGAATTATTGACTCTAGATTATTACCTGTTTTAAAAGACGGTGTAGCTGTAGCTTTAGAATCTCATACAGATTCAAGAGGAACAAAAGAATCTAATCAAGATTTATCTGAAAGAAGAGCACAAGCTGTAACTAACTATTTAATTTCTAAAGGTGTAAACCCAAGTCAATTAACTGGTAATGGTTTTGGTGAATCTAAATTAACAAATAGATGTTCTAATGGAGTTTCTTGTACAGAAGCACAGCACAGAGCAAATAGAAGAACTACTTTTAGAGTTATCAATCAAAAGTAA
- a CDS encoding SixA phosphatase family protein: MKTLYIVRHAKSSWEYSGIEDIDRPLKKRGIKDAHLMSKFLSKEISRPDVFVSSSANRALHTAVIFCENFEYPLSNLKIKRQLYSFSDGYLVKTVNALDDGFNSAIIFSHDHGINSFVNKFGSKPISHVSTCGVIGIKFDEKHWKNIKKGKTFMIEFPKNHK, encoded by the coding sequence ATGAAAACTTTATACATTGTTAGACATGCAAAATCTTCTTGGGAATACTCTGGAATAGAAGATATTGACAGACCTCTAAAAAAACGCGGAATAAAAGACGCACATTTAATGTCTAAATTCTTATCAAAAGAAATTAGCAGACCAGACGTTTTTGTTTCTAGTAGTGCAAACAGAGCACTACATACTGCAGTAATTTTTTGCGAAAACTTTGAATACCCTTTATCTAACCTTAAAATAAAAAGACAACTTTACAGTTTTAGTGATGGCTATTTAGTTAAAACGGTTAATGCTTTAGATGATGGTTTTAATTCTGCAATTATTTTCAGTCACGATCATGGTATCAACTCATTTGTAAATAAATTTGGAAGCAAACCTATTTCTCATGTATCCACTTGTGGAGTTATTGGAATTAAGTTTGACGAGAAACATTGGAAAAACATAAAAAAAGGGAAAACTTTTATGATAGAATTCCCTAAAAATCATAAATAA
- a CDS encoding AMP-binding protein, which produces MEQNRFHRNFKLNSKSFTSVDELLVYAHNFSDEIYQFLEIWFSQEDFIYVKTSGSTGIPKEIKLLKVQMINSAFATGKYFGLLENTSALLCLPTAYIAGKMMLVRALVLGWQLDVVDAGSNPLKNIEKKYDFSAMVPLQLENSLKSLHLIKTLIVGGGVVSNQLQGKLQGFSTTIFATYGMTETITHIAVKKLNNFMIIPSFYEVLPNVEIYKDVRNCLVINAPKVSNELVFTNDIVHLISDTQFEWLGRFDTIINSGGVKLHPEKIEEKLSKKITSRFFVAGVSDEKLGEKLVLIVEGKSQPVEINNANLSKFEIPKEIYFVNKFVETETKKIQRNKTLDLIKL; this is translated from the coding sequence TTGGAACAAAATAGATTTCATAGAAATTTTAAATTAAATAGCAAATCATTTACTTCTGTTGATGAGTTACTTGTATATGCTCATAATTTTTCTGATGAAATTTATCAATTTTTAGAAATTTGGTTTTCTCAAGAGGATTTTATTTATGTAAAAACCTCTGGTTCTACAGGTATTCCCAAAGAAATAAAATTGTTAAAAGTACAGATGATTAATTCTGCTTTTGCTACAGGTAAATACTTTGGTTTATTAGAAAATACTAGTGCATTGTTATGTTTGCCAACAGCATATATTGCTGGTAAAATGATGTTAGTAAGAGCCTTGGTTTTAGGATGGCAATTAGATGTTGTAGATGCTGGTTCTAACCCTTTAAAAAATATTGAAAAAAAGTATGACTTTTCTGCAATGGTTCCTTTACAGTTAGAGAATTCTTTAAAATCGTTGCATCTTATTAAAACATTAATTGTTGGTGGAGGAGTCGTTTCTAATCAACTTCAAGGTAAGTTACAAGGCTTTTCTACAACTATTTTTGCAACTTATGGAATGACCGAGACAATAACTCATATTGCTGTTAAAAAGCTAAACAACTTTATGATTATCCCTAGTTTTTATGAAGTTTTACCAAATGTAGAAATTTATAAAGATGTAAGAAATTGTTTAGTGATTAATGCACCAAAAGTTTCAAATGAACTTGTTTTTACAAATGATATTGTTCATTTAATTTCTGATACTCAGTTTGAATGGTTAGGGCGTTTTGATACAATCATAAATTCAGGAGGAGTAAAGCTGCATCCAGAAAAAATAGAAGAGAAACTATCAAAAAAAATCACATCTCGTTTTTTTGTTGCTGGAGTTTCTGATGAAAAACTCGGAGAGAAACTCGTTTTGATAGTTGAAGGAAAATCTCAACCTGTAGAAATAAATAATGCAAACTTATCAAAATTCGAAATTCCAAAAGAGATTTATTTTGTAAATAAGTTTGTAGAAACAGAAACAAAAAAAATCCAACGTAATAAAACACTGGATTTAATTAAGCTTTAA
- a CDS encoding CPBP family glutamic-type intramembrane protease — MNYIQQAYKGNNEWFHWVFTILVVFIGWQVIGVLPLFALAIMNSANMAEFTKAAQDNFMTLGIDKNLFLFFMILTFIFGLISLIVGVKYIHKRTFTSLVTSRKSIDWKRFWFGFITWGIIASVVILLGVYLSPENYVWNFKPVPFFTLLSISFLFLPFQTSFEELLFRGYFMQGIGIATLNKRFPLIFNYLLASILFIIFLLKIESLNVIYIGIIFVLFTLLFFYIFELISKILDSNFNTNLVNFYNSKLTPLLITSVVFGLLHGANPEVQKLGYISMVFYIGTGLFYGITTLMDEGTELSLGLHAINNIVAAFFVTTNWTVFQTDALYVDTSEPSVGWEMFFPVLVLYPLMLFIFSKKYGWKNWVEKLTGKIEKPFDITENYRILEDIGTK; from the coding sequence ATGAATTACATACAACAAGCATATAAAGGAAACAATGAATGGTTTCATTGGGTATTCACAATATTAGTAGTTTTTATAGGTTGGCAAGTCATAGGTGTATTGCCTTTATTTGCCCTGGCTATTATGAATTCTGCAAATATGGCTGAGTTTACAAAAGCAGCGCAAGATAATTTTATGACTTTGGGTATAGATAAAAATCTGTTCCTTTTCTTTATGATTTTAACGTTTATATTTGGTTTAATTAGTCTTATTGTTGGTGTTAAATATATACACAAAAGAACATTTACATCTTTAGTTACAAGTAGAAAATCAATAGATTGGAAACGTTTTTGGTTTGGTTTTATAACTTGGGGTATTATAGCTTCTGTAGTAATCCTCTTAGGAGTTTACTTATCACCAGAAAATTATGTTTGGAATTTTAAACCGGTTCCATTTTTTACATTATTAAGTATATCTTTTTTGTTTTTACCTTTTCAAACTTCGTTTGAGGAGTTATTATTTAGAGGGTATTTTATGCAAGGAATAGGTATTGCTACTTTAAATAAACGTTTTCCTTTAATTTTTAACTATTTATTAGCGTCAATATTATTCATTATTTTTTTATTAAAAATAGAAAGTTTAAACGTTATATATATAGGTATAATTTTTGTGCTATTTACGTTGCTGTTTTTTTATATATTCGAATTAATATCAAAAATTTTAGATAGTAATTTTAATACAAATCTCGTCAATTTTTATAACTCAAAATTAACTCCTTTATTAATTACTTCTGTTGTTTTTGGTTTATTACATGGAGCAAATCCTGAAGTTCAAAAATTAGGATACATTTCTATGGTCTTTTATATTGGTACAGGTTTATTTTATGGAATAACTACTTTAATGGATGAAGGAACTGAATTATCTCTTGGTTTACATGCAATTAATAACATTGTAGCTGCTTTTTTTGTAACTACAAATTGGACGGTTTTTCAAACAGATGCTTTGTATGTTGATACTTCAGAACCTTCTGTTGGTTGGGAAATGTTTTTCCCTGTTTTGGTTTTATATCCATTGATGTTATTTATTTTTTCTAAAAAATATGGATGGAAAAATTGGGTAGAGAAATTAACTGGTAAAATCGAAAAGCCTTTTGATATTACAGAGAATTATAGAATTTTAGAAGATATTGGAACAAAATAG
- the pdxH gene encoding pyridoxamine 5'-phosphate oxidase gives MSKDLSNYRKSYEKQELLESNCPENPMELFQTWFLNADTSEMVHESNAMTISSIGLDGFPKSRVVLLKKYTWEGFIFYTNYNSEKGKAIAKNNHICLSFFWPALEQQIIIKGNAEVLAKNLSDGYFESRPDGSKLGAWASDQSKVVQSREELDTSLKTFEKKFEGNEIERPKYWGGYLVKPISIEFWQGRPNRMHDRIRYTLEEDFSWKIERLAP, from the coding sequence ATGTCAAAAGACTTAAGTAACTATCGTAAATCTTACGAAAAACAAGAACTTTTAGAAAGTAACTGTCCAGAAAATCCCATGGAATTATTTCAAACATGGTTTTTAAATGCAGATACTTCAGAAATGGTTCATGAAAGTAATGCCATGACCATTTCATCTATAGGTTTAGATGGTTTTCCTAAAAGTAGAGTCGTTTTATTAAAAAAATATACTTGGGAAGGTTTTATTTTTTATACAAATTATAATTCAGAAAAAGGAAAAGCAATTGCAAAAAACAATCATATTTGTTTGTCTTTCTTTTGGCCAGCATTAGAACAACAAATTATAATTAAAGGAAATGCTGAAGTTTTAGCAAAAAATTTATCTGATGGTTATTTTGAATCTAGACCAGACGGAAGTAAATTAGGCGCTTGGGCTTCTGACCAAAGTAAAGTTGTACAATCTAGAGAAGAACTAGACACCAGTTTAAAAACCTTTGAAAAGAAGTTTGAAGGAAATGAAATTGAAAGACCAAAATATTGGGGAGGCTATTTAGTAAAACCTATTTCTATAGAATTTTGGCAAGGGAGACCAAATAGAATGCACGATAGAATTAGATATACTTTAGAAGAAGATTTTTCTTGGAAAATAGAAAGGTTGGCACCATAA
- a CDS encoding helix-turn-helix transcriptional regulator, translating to MKRLSFFKKITCLIVFFQVTLLFAQDVLIKNQDSWYYYDNGYLENSWIEVNEFSNWKSGKSPLGYGDEINLTELSYGSNKEKKHITKYFKKKIFIDNKYVAYEIRIQRDDGAIVYINGKELFRDNMPNSTINKTTLALSTIQEVGEYEFTQHFFDKTFFNEGENIISVSIHQAYEYSSDCIFSLELIGHTSPEVLSFVLDSKNKANKDLEYKIKELNAKFEYEKIYLQKEGIEGTNFNLKILVALISLLLILSLIGCYFIIETANKKGEKIKEKLTNLNSKNLALEKEMIILTTNLLHNKQYFKEIKADLKGIKTDEKAIIKDITKQIDYVLERDEDWDILKKHFNAVHDNFYDKLIKKHPSITETELRHCMFIKLHLQTKEIARILLIDPRSVQTGRYRIKKKMNLSESEDLRDYLLNLN from the coding sequence ATGAAAAGATTATCCTTTTTTAAAAAAATTACTTGTTTAATAGTATTCTTTCAAGTTACACTACTGTTCGCTCAAGATGTTTTAATCAAAAATCAAGATTCGTGGTACTATTATGACAATGGTTATTTAGAAAATAGCTGGATAGAAGTCAACGAATTTTCTAATTGGAAAAGTGGTAAATCTCCATTAGGTTATGGTGATGAAATAAACTTAACTGAACTTAGCTACGGTAGTAATAAAGAAAAAAAACACATCACAAAGTATTTTAAAAAGAAAATATTTATTGATAACAAATATGTTGCTTATGAAATTAGAATTCAAAGAGATGATGGTGCAATAGTTTATATTAATGGAAAAGAGCTCTTTAGGGATAATATGCCTAACTCTACAATTAACAAAACAACTTTAGCCCTTAGTACGATTCAAGAAGTAGGAGAGTATGAATTTACACAACACTTTTTTGATAAAACATTTTTTAATGAAGGTGAAAACATAATAAGTGTCTCTATTCACCAAGCATACGAATACTCAAGTGATTGTATTTTTAGTTTAGAATTAATAGGCCATACAAGCCCGGAAGTTTTATCTTTTGTTTTGGATAGTAAGAATAAAGCTAACAAAGACTTGGAATACAAAATAAAAGAACTGAATGCAAAGTTTGAATATGAAAAAATTTATCTCCAAAAAGAAGGAATAGAAGGTACAAACTTTAATTTAAAAATATTAGTTGCTTTAATTAGCCTTTTACTTATTCTTTCATTAATTGGTTGTTATTTTATTATTGAAACCGCAAATAAAAAGGGTGAAAAAATAAAGGAAAAATTAACAAATCTAAATTCTAAAAACTTAGCACTAGAAAAGGAAATGATTATTTTAACTACAAACTTACTACATAATAAACAATACTTTAAAGAAATAAAAGCAGACTTAAAAGGGATAAAAACAGACGAAAAAGCGATAATAAAAGACATAACGAAGCAAATCGATTATGTTTTAGAAAGAGATGAAGATTGGGATATCTTAAAAAAACATTTTAATGCTGTTCATGATAATTTTTATGATAAACTAATAAAAAAACACCCATCTATAACAGAAACTGAGTTAAGACATTGTATGTTTATTAAATTACACCTACAAACAAAAGAAATAGCACGTATTCTATTAATAGATCCAAGATCTGTGCAGACAGGAAGATATAGAATAAAAAAGAAAATGAATTTAAGTGAGAGTGAAGATTTAAGAGATTATCTTTTAAACTTAAATTAA
- a CDS encoding NAD(P)/FAD-dependent oxidoreductase — protein sequence MKKTISIIGSGPSSLLLAAFLDTKKLEVTIYEKNKTAGRKLLVAGKGGFNLTHSESIANFIERYTPSDFLKDALLSFTNDDFRNWLKEIGIPTFIGSSKRVYPEEGIKPITVLNTILNHLKERGVAFKFEHTFSGWDTENNIIINDKTITTDYTVFSLGGGSWKITGSDGSWLDTFIEKKVETVPFQASNCAFKIDWNPNFIKQNEGNPLKNIAIYCSEKKQKGEAVITKFGLEGNAIYALSPQIRAELKSQEKARIYIDLKPTFSLEEVISKVKNSSFKNTTQVLKKELKLSTSQIDLLKTYLSKEDYLDSTILSENIKKFPLEIIALGVLDAAISTVGGIDLNAVDSNFQLQKIKNQYCIGEMLNWDAPTGGYLIQGCASTGVFLAKHLNKII from the coding sequence ATGAAAAAAACAATTTCCATTATTGGAAGCGGACCTTCTTCACTCCTATTAGCTGCTTTTTTAGACACTAAAAAGCTTGAGGTTACTATTTATGAAAAAAATAAAACTGCAGGCAGAAAACTGTTAGTTGCAGGAAAAGGTGGTTTTAATTTAACACATTCAGAATCGATTGCTAATTTTATTGAACGCTACACGCCAAGTGATTTTCTAAAAGATGCTTTATTGAGTTTTACAAACGACGATTTTAGAAATTGGTTAAAAGAAATCGGAATTCCGACTTTTATAGGAAGTAGTAAAAGAGTCTATCCCGAAGAAGGAATAAAACCAATTACGGTTCTAAATACAATTCTAAACCATTTAAAAGAAAGAGGAGTAGCTTTTAAATTTGAACACACTTTTTCTGGTTGGGATACTGAGAATAATATCATCATAAATGATAAAACAATTACTACGGATTATACTGTTTTTTCTTTAGGCGGAGGAAGTTGGAAAATTACAGGTTCTGATGGAAGTTGGCTTGACACTTTTATAGAAAAAAAAGTAGAAACAGTTCCTTTTCAAGCTTCAAACTGTGCCTTTAAAATTGATTGGAATCCGAATTTCATCAAACAAAACGAAGGAAATCCTTTAAAGAACATTGCCATTTATTGTTCAGAAAAAAAACAAAAAGGAGAAGCTGTTATTACAAAATTCGGTTTAGAAGGAAATGCCATTTATGCGTTAAGTCCGCAAATTAGAGCAGAATTAAAATCCCAAGAAAAAGCACGTATTTATATCGACCTTAAACCAACATTTTCATTAGAAGAAGTTATATCCAAAGTTAAAAATTCAAGTTTTAAAAACACGACACAAGTTTTAAAAAAGGAGTTAAAATTAAGTACTTCTCAAATAGACCTATTAAAGACTTATCTTTCTAAAGAAGATTATTTAGATTCAACAATTTTATCAGAAAATATTAAAAAATTCCCATTAGAAATTATTGCTTTGGGAGTTTTAGATGCTGCTATTTCTACTGTTGGTGGAATTGATTTAAATGCTGTAGACAGTAATTTTCAATTGCAAAAAATAAAGAATCAATATTGTATTGGTGAAATGCTAAATTGGGACGCGCCAACTGGAGGTTATTTAATTCAAGGGTGTGCAAGTACTGGTGTTTTTCTTGCTAAACATCTAAATAAAATTATCTAA
- a CDS encoding Ppx/GppA phosphatase family protein: MLEIKKYGAIDIGSNAIRLLISNVIVSDDKEPQFKKSSLVRVPIRLGADAFVNGIISEANITRMINAMEAFKLLMDVHGVEKYKACATSAMREAKNGKEVVDKIHEKTGVKIDIIGGKEEAAIISSTDLNDLIEGDDSYLYVDVGGGSTEITVFSAGKIIASKSFKMGTVRLLNNKKSVNKEIFANVEKWVKKNTKDLKKVSLIGSGGNINKLFKMSGRTEGKPISYIYLNAQYQFLKQMSFDERVSELSLNPDRADVIIPATKIYLSAMKWSGASKIFVPKIGLSDGIIKSLFYNKL; this comes from the coding sequence TTGTTAGAAATTAAAAAATACGGCGCTATAGATATTGGATCAAATGCAATTAGATTGCTAATTTCTAATGTTATTGTATCTGACGACAAAGAACCTCAATTTAAAAAATCTTCTTTAGTACGTGTTCCTATTCGTTTAGGTGCTGATGCTTTTGTTAACGGAATTATAAGTGAGGCAAACATTACAAGAATGATTAATGCTATGGAAGCATTTAAATTATTAATGGATGTTCATGGTGTAGAAAAATACAAAGCTTGTGCAACTTCTGCAATGAGAGAAGCAAAAAACGGAAAAGAAGTCGTTGACAAGATTCATGAAAAAACAGGTGTAAAAATTGATATTATAGGAGGTAAAGAAGAAGCTGCAATTATTTCGTCTACAGATTTAAACGATTTAATAGAAGGAGACGATTCTTATTTATATGTTGATGTTGGTGGTGGTAGTACAGAAATTACCGTTTTTTCTGCAGGAAAAATCATTGCTTCAAAATCTTTTAAAATGGGTACTGTTCGTTTATTAAACAACAAAAAATCTGTAAATAAAGAAATTTTTGCCAACGTAGAAAAATGGGTAAAGAAAAATACTAAAGATTTAAAAAAGGTCTCTTTAATTGGTTCTGGAGGTAACATTAATAAGTTATTTAAAATGTCTGGACGAACTGAAGGAAAACCAATTTCTTATATTTATCTGAATGCTCAATATCAATTTTTAAAACAAATGTCTTTTGATGAAAGGGTTTCTGAACTAAGTTTAAACCCAGATAGAGCAGATGTTATTATACCTGCAACAAAGATTTATTTATCTGCTATGAAATGGAGTGGAGCAAGCAAAATATTTGTTCCTAAAATTGGTCTTTCAGACGGAATAATAAAAAGTTTATTTTACAATAAGTTATAG